A single genomic interval of Puntigrus tetrazona isolate hp1 chromosome 1, ASM1883169v1, whole genome shotgun sequence harbors:
- the apbb2b gene encoding amyloid-beta A4 precursor protein-binding family B member 2 isoform X7, producing MAERKNAKAMAGGSLQDRTHAGLDVPLQAEFPTPKTELVQKFQVLYVGMMPVARPIGMDILNGAIDSLITSSNRDDWVPVMLNVADATVTVIKEKEEEEVLVECRVRFLSFMGVGKDVHSFAFIMDSGNQHFECHVFWCDPNAGSVSEAVQAACMLRYQKCLVARPPSQKACSQAPPADSVTRRVSTSVKRGVLSLIDTLKQKRPVTELPQ from the exons ATGGCAGAGCGCAAGAATGCCAAAGCTATGGCTGGAGGATCCTTACAGGACAGAACACATGCTGGGCTCGACGTCCCTCTACAAG CAGAGTTCCCCACACCAAAGACTGAACTGGTGCAGAAATTCCAAGTGTTATATGTCGGCATGATGCCCGTTGCCAGACCTATAG GCATGGACATCCTCAACGGTGCAATAGATAGTTTGATAACATCATCAAATCGAGATGACTGGGTCCCTGTGATGCTGAATGTAGCCGATGCAACAGTCACAGTCATCAAAGAAAAG gaggaagaggaggtcCTGGTGGAGTGTCGTGTGCGCTTCCTGTCGTTTATGGGAGTTGGGAAAGATGTGCATTCATTCGCATTCATCATGGACTCTGGGAACCAGCACTTTGAGTGTCATGTGTTTTGGTGTGATCCTAATGCTGGCAGCGTGTCAGAGGCTGTTCAGGCAGCATGCATG TTGAGGTATCAGAAGTGTCTGGTGGCACGCCCTCCATCTCAGAAAGCCTGCTCACAAGCACCCCCTGCTGATTCGGTCACCCGCCGCGTCTCCACCAGCGTCAAACGCGGAGTTCTTTCCCTCATCGACACGCTCAAACAGAAGAGACCAGTCACTGAGCTCCCCCAGTGA
- the LOC122351032 gene encoding putative methyltransferase NSUN7, producing the protein MVKQTLSSTLDSDLPDITSLNLQDQESAPNSKTHTPASSNGPRRKACIQSLKKRVTAEPAERDKMEREKTPLGFPDSVYIHAADIFQKTHVEKDLAQRLIRYRHTSPKDDGGGDDNDGGDDTNDDDDGDSGIVDDGDANTKKNEHWAYELAFNTLKYQDLLEEILTDSCFHRSQQTPDDLMALVAVIFFDLLDRKFQPREPIYRAEEGLIKDVREVENSLCRFKTKLEASLAQYRIKLNLLTIDSFLPPAVRVKQQRSQTLPLYAWVNTLKASVENVCETLKTSGFTQVDSHTPLVGNVFCKDKHCSNVLLFPRRLSKLLQKTNLVTEHTLIIQDKSRSLAACAIRPLLVENGDVLMVGSFSALTVAHVAVQAAACSGCVHVCGVLNVSTFNNELQTVLASTACNNVKLMPECFGELNESDLRFQKVRLIVLLPRCSVSALCNPVEFILDESGDRGLLHGLSKGIISESKLEELVSKQKQDLKHALGFPKVKAVVYCTCSVYPEENERLVKRALENASSKAKAVPFRLVSAGWDDEEEKFFRTQASDVTNGCFLCVMKREQDPAEVETVQDILARAAAKGLLGGLLPPDPETGEKAKKRKKQKAPKLPPSSLIEPSSSLMISQSPPAEDVLQTADDSSHTSRVLNDSSTILDHDSSLNSALVDATSSTTNPSSFVDPSSNNKIQPSVVQKKRPTGHKPRAKVAKQSSRKKSKSRTRKERQSRSRPPRKKLLHLRPSQHTTITSIKPTPPQSNPASSRTPVSSHRSRQLHSRGSVKPKKETSKSEDFKLNREEIQSREFSLPPVHPLSSTHLSSSHYRLHSSVSSALSNSISSSSSIARDSSFWH; encoded by the exons ATGGTTAAACAGACTCTCAGCTCCACACTGGACTCAGATCTGCCAGACATCACATCACTGAACCTGCAGGATCAAGAATCAGCTCCGaacagtaaaacacacactcCAGCCTCTTCTAATGGCCCTAGGAGGAAAGCATGCATTCAGTCTCTTAAAAAGAGGGTGACTGCAGAGCCCGCAGAAAGGGACAAGATGGAGAGGGAGAAGACGCCTTTGGGATTCCCAGACTCTGTATACATTCATGCTGCAGATATTTTCCAGAAAACCCACGTGGAGAAAGACCTCGCACAACGCCTCATTCGCTATAGACACACCAGTCCTAAAGACGATGGAGGAGGGGATGATAACGATGGAGGTGATGATACTAACGATGATGACGATGGAGATTCTGGGATTGTTGATGACGGTGATGCCAACACCAAGAAGAATGAGCACTGGGCGTACGAGCTGGCGTTCAACACTCTGAAAT ACCAAGATCTTCTGGAGGAGATCCTGACTGACAGCTGCTTTCACCGGTCTCAGCAGACG ccaGATGATCTTATGGCTCTCGTGGCGGTCATATTCTTTGACCTCCTGGACAGGAAGTTCCAGCCCAGAGAGCCAATCTACAGAGCAGAGGAGGGACTAATAAAGGACGTGAGAGAGGTGGAGAACAGCCTTTGTAG GTTCAAGACCAAACTGGAAGCCTCACTGGCTCAGTAcagaataaaactgaatttgctgACAATTGACAGTTTCCTTCCACCAGCTGTGAGGGTCAAACAACAAAGATCACAGACATTACCGCTCTATGCCTGGGTCAACACCCTCAAAGCCAG CGTAGAAAATGTATGTGAGACTCTGAAGACGTCAGGCTTCACTCAGGTCGACTCGCACACACCTCTGGTAGGAAATGTGTTCTGTAAAGACAAACACTGTTCCAATGTACTACTGTTTCCCAGACGGCTCTCAAAACTGCTGCAGAAAACCAACCTAGTGAcagaacacacactcataatACAG GATAAATCTCGCAGTCTGGCAGCGTGTGCGATTCGCCCGCTGTTGGTGGAGAATGGAGACGTTCTGATGGTGGGGTCTTTCTCTGCTCTGACTGTGGCTCATGTGGCCGTCCAGGCCGCTGCCTGTTCTGGCTGTGTACATGTATGTGGGGTCCTTAATGTCTCCACATTCAACAATGAATTACAAACCGTCCTCGCTTCTACTGCCTGCAACA ATGTGAAACTGATGCCTGAGTGCTTCGGTGAACTTAATGAATCGGATTTGCGTTTTCAGAAGGTTCGCTTGATTGTGTTGCTCCCAAGGTGTTCTGTGTCAGCACTTTGTAACCCGGTTGAGTTTATCCTCGATGAGAGCGGAG ACAGAGGGCTGCTGCACGGCCTATCTAAAGGAATCATCTCTGAGAGTAAACTGGAGGAACTGGTTTCCAAGCAGAAACAAGATCTCAAGCATGCGCTCGGCT TTCCTAAGGTGAAAGCTGTGGTGTACTGCACATGCTCAGTATATCCAGAGGAGAATGAAAGACTTGTGAAGAGAGCACTTGAGAACGCAAGCAGCAAAGCAAAAGCTGTGCCCTTCAG GCTGGTAAGCGCAGGATGGGATGATGAGGAAGAGAAGTTTTTCAGAACTCAAGCATCTGACGTCACTAACGGCTGTTTCCTCTGTGTGATGAAAAGAGAG cAAGACCCAGCAGAGGTAGAAACTGTGCAGGATATTTTAGCACGAGCTGCTGCTAAAGGTTTGTTGGGGGGGCTGCTGCCTCCTGACCCCGAGACCGGTGAGAAAgcgaaaaagagaaaaaaacaaaaagcacccAAACTTCCTCCTTCCTCCCTCATCGAGCCTTCCTCATCGTTGATGATCAGTCAGAGTCCTCCAGCTGAAGATGTGCTCCAGACAGCAGACGATTCAAGTCACACTTCCAGAGTCCTGAATGACAGTTCCACAATCCTAGATCATGATTCAAGTCTAAACTCTGCACTTGTGGATGCCACATCTAGCACTACAAATCCCTCCAGCTTTGTAGACCCCTCATCCAACAATAAGATTCAGCCTTCCGTTGTGCAGAAGAAGCGACCAACAGGTCATAAGCCTCGAGCTAAAGTTGCCAAGCAGTCCAGTAGAAAAAAGTCTAAGTCCCGCACTCGTAAAGAACGTCAGAGCAGGTCTCGACCTCCACGCAAGAAACTCCTGCACCTTCGGCCATCTCAACACACAACCATTACCTCCATTAAACCCACTCCACCTCAGAGCAATCCCGCCTCCAGCAGAACCCCAGTGTCATCGCACAGATCCAGACAATTGCACAGCAGGGGGTCCGTTAAACCAAAAAAGGAAACGAGCAAATCAGAAGACTTCAAGCTAAACAGGGAGGAAATCCAGTCAAGAGAGTTCAGTCTTCCTCCTGTTCATCCGCTCAGTTCTACACATCTCTCTTCATCTCACTATCGATTACACTCCTCCGTATCTTCTGCTTTGTCCAACAGTATTTCCTCTTCTAGCAGCATTGCCAGAGACTCTAGCTTTTGGCATTGA
- the mettl14 gene encoding N6-adenosine-methyltransferase non-catalytic subunit — protein MNSRLQEIRERQKLRRQLLAQQLGADSPDSIGAVLNSKDEQKEIEETRETCRASFDTSVPGAKRKCLIDGEDSEEDVEEQKEDVEPQQQEESGPYEEVYKDSSTFLKGTQSLNPHNDYCQHFVDTGHRPQNFIRDGGLADRFEEYPKQRELIRLKDELIAATNTPPMYLQADPDTFDLRELKCKFDVILIEPPLEEYYRESGIIANERFWTWDDIMKLNIEEISSIRSFVFLWCGSGEGLDLGRMCLRKWGFRRCEDICWIKTNKNNPGKTKTLDPKAVFQRTKEHCLMGIKGTVRRSTDGDFIHANVDIDLIITEEPEMGNIEKPVEIFHIIEHFCLGRRRLHLFGRDSTIRPGWLTVGPTLTNSNFNVEAYAAHFSEPNSYLSGCTEEIERLRPKSPPPKSMAERGGGAPRGGRGGPAVGRGDRGRERNRPNFRGDRGGFRGRGGPHRGFPPR, from the exons ATGAACAGCCGGTTGCAAGAAATACGCGAGAGACAGAAGCTCAGGAGGCAGCTTCTTGCACAACAG CTCGGCGCAGACAGTCCCGACAGCATCGGCGCTGTTCTCAACAgtaaagatgaacaaaaagaGATCGAAGAGACCAGAGAGACGTGCAG AGCATCGTTTGACACATCTGTTCCTGGTGCTAAAAGAAAGTGTCTCATTGATGGTGAAGACTCAGAGGAGGATGTGGAGGAGCAGAAG GAAGACGTTGAGCCCCAGCAGCAGGAGGAGAGTGGACCGTATGAAGAGGTGTACAAAGACTCCAGCACCTTCCTAAAG GGCACTCAGAGTTTAAATCCTCACAATGATTACTGCCAACACTTTGTGGACACAGGTCATAGACCGCAGAACTTTATCAGAGATGGAG GTCTGGCTGACAGATTTGAGGAGTACCCAAAACAAAGAGAGCTCATTCGACTGAAGGATGAGCTCATCGCTGCCACCAACACCCCACCCAT GTATCTGCAGGCCGATCCAGACACGTTTGATCTGAGAGAACTGAAGTGTAAGTTTGATGTGATTCTGATAGAGCCTCCACTGGAGGAGTATTACAGAGAGTCGGGCATCATTGCCAACGAGCGCTTCTGGACCTGGGACGAT ATCATGAAGTTGAACATAGAGGAAATCTCATCTATTCGCTCTTTTGTATTCCTGTGGTGTGGTTCAGGAGAAGGCCTTGATCTCGGCCGAATG TGTCTGAGAAAGTGGGGCTTCAGGCGATGTGAAGACATTTGTTGGATCAAGACCAACAAAAACAATCCTGGCAAGACTAAAACGCTGGACCCTAAGGCAGTGTTCCAGAGAACTAAG GAGCACTGTTTAATGGGTATCAAAGGCACAGTTAGACGCAGCACAGATGGAGATTTCATTCACGCTAATGTGGATATAGACCTGATCATTACAGAGGAGCCGGAGATGGGCAACATTGAGAAGCCAGTGGAGATTTTCCACATCATTGAACATTTCTGCTTGGGCCGTCGACGACTGCACCTGTTTGGCAGGGACAGCACTATCAGGCCAG gtTGGCTGACTGTGGGCCCCACGCTGACCAATAGCAACTTTAATGTAGAAGCTTACGCCGCCCACTTCAGTGAACCCAACTCTTACTTGTCTGGTTGTACTGAAGAAATCGAGAGACTCCGTCCCAAATCCCCCCCTCCTAAATCCATGGCGGAGAGAGGTGGGGGTGCGCCACGTGGAGGACGAGGTGGTCCTGCTGTGGGAAGAGGAGATCGGGGTCGGGAGAGAAATCGTCCAAACTTCCGTGGAGATCGAGGTGGATTCAGAGGCCGTGGAGGCCCACATCGTGGATTCCCTCCCCGGTGA